The Streptomyces taklimakanensis nucleotide sequence CAACCTCATCGACCACGGCGGTCTGGCCTTCGCCCGTGCCGAGGCGGCCACCCTCGGCGAGACCTTCGAGCACGTCGCCCTCGTCGGCGAACCCGCCGACATCGGCCTCGATCCGACCGCCACCCCCGAGGGCGGCAACCTGGTGGTGCTCGCTTCCGACCGACCGGTCGACCCGCGCGCGATCCAGGAAGCGCTGGACGCCCGGCGAACCGGCTGGAAGATCGCCACCGGCGACGACCTCGCCTCCTGGATCGGCGACGCCCGGCCGCTCACCGACGACCACGCACCCGTCGACCAGCTCCTCCAGCCCTACGGTCCGCGGAACAGCCGGTGACCGGACGCGGGTCCGGGCGCCGCCGCACGGGAAGTGCGCCGTCTCCGCCCGGGGGTGCCGTCCGTCGCTGTCGTCGCGCTCTGTCCATCCGTCTGTCCGTTCTGTTGGTGCGCGGTGCTGCCCTCGCGGTGGAAGACGTGGCCCGCGTGGCGCAGTACGGCCCCGTCGAACGTCCCGTCCGAGCCGAACCCGGTGTCGTCGACGTACCCGGTCCGGGTCCCGGAGCCCCGGTGGGAACCCGCGCAGAGGCTCTCCCGATCCCCCGGGCCTCGTCGTTGCGGCCGTTTGCGAGCAGCTCCCGGCGGGCGTACCCGTCGGCCGTCACCCACGTCCCGGCCTACGGGTGCGGCGAGTCGTCCCGGGGTCCGGGGCGGGTCACCGCCAGCGACCCGAGCAGGCGGAGCGCGTCCGCGGTCCGGGTGCCCTCCTGGGCGTGGTAGACGACCAGTTGTTGTCCCGGGGCGGAGCGTACGTCGAAGGTCTGCATGCGCAGGGTGAGTTCGCCGACATCGGGATGGAGCAGGACCTTGGCGGCGTTGCTCTTGCCGCGTGCGTCCTGCCTGTTCCAGAGGTCGGCGAACTCGCGGCTGTTCTCCGTGGCCGTCCGCAGCACCTTGTGGATCCGCGGGTCGTTCGGCCGGGCGCCCGCAAGGAAGCGGAATCCCGCGACCGCGTTGGCCGCGGCCGCCTCCCAATCCGCGTGGAACGAGCGGACCGACGGGTCGAGGAACATCGTGAGCAGCAGGTTCGCGCCGGGGCGGAGGTGGGGGAAGACCGCGCGCCCCAACGCGTTGGCGGCC carries:
- a CDS encoding helix-turn-helix transcriptional regulator — protein: MTTSRLGDYLRSRRARVTPPDVGLPEDGRRRVPGLRREEVALLARISVDYYLRLEQGRERRPSAQVLDALSDALLLDDDGRLHLYRVAGMMPPPRHEGGIERADPHLLTLTELWDRTPGLLLGRAYDVLAANALGRAVFPHLRPGANLLLTMFLDPSVRSFHADWEAAAANAVAGFRFLAGARPNDPRIHKVLRTATENSREFADLWNRQDARGKSNAAKVLLHPDVGELTLRMQTFDVRSAPGQQLVVYHAQEGTRTADALRLLGSLAVTRPGPRDDSPHP